The genomic stretch CAACCCTGGGCCGGTTCCTCGGCGCCGTCGTGGTCGGCGAAGGAGCGACCGCCGGCGTGGGCTGACCCCGTCGGGGGTGGCGCACTTCGCCGACCGGGCGCATCGTGGTGCTGCCCGCGTTCTGCCCGGCCCCTGCGGTGCGGCGGCGCGAGTAGGGCTGCGCCGCCGCCCCCCTCTTCCGGTGGTGCCGACCCTGCGGGGGCGGGGCGCGGCGAAGAGTGCGGTCCGTCGATCGCGAACCACGTCCGCCCCGCCTCCGTGCGGCCTCCGTCATCTCCTGACACCACCGGTGGGCCCGCGCACGCATCCCTCACGTCCGGTGACATGGGCCGAGCCCTGGGGGGTAGAGCCAAGGCGTGCCGCACGTCGTCGTCGACCTGGACTCCGATGTCCCGGCCGAACGTGTGCTGGCAGCTGCGACCGATTTCAGCGAGCGCCGGCCGGAGCTGTGGCCGAACATCTCCCGCGACTTCTGGCGCCTCCACGATCGTGGTGAGAGCTGGGCCGAGGCGACGGAGGGCAGCCCGTCCGTCTGGGCGCGGGAGCGCTACGAGTGGGCCGGTAACCGCGTCGTCGGGACCACGCAGGAGTCCAACGTGTGGCGTCCCGGTGGCACCTGGACGTTGACCGCCGAGCCGCGCGACGGCGGCAGTCACGTCCGGGTCGTCCTGGACCGACGCTTCAAGGGCAGAGGGTGGGTCTTCTACCCGATGGTTGCGCTCTTCGGGCGGCAGATGTTCGAGCGGAACCTCGCCAAGACGCTGACAGTCCTGCGCAGCTCGAGCTGAGCCCGCGTCCGCCGGGCTGCTCCCTACGCCGTGCGAGTAATGCCGCCGCCCGGCGGCCGGACCGTCTTCGAAAGGACCGCGCGATCGAGCATCCTGGTGCAGTGATCTTCCATCGCCAGGACCGGGTGGGGGCCCGGTGGCAGTCCCCCGGCGCTCCGGTGGCGTCATGACCGGCGCACCGGTCACCGGCGCCATCCGCGAGCTGACCGTCGACGGCGTGCGGCTGGCGGTCCGCGAGTGGGGCGAGCCGAGCGGCCGGCCGCTGCTGTTCTGGCACCCGCTCGGCACGGTGACGTCCGGCGCCTGGCTGACCGAGCTCGCCCCGACGCTGGTGGGGCACGGCTACCACGCGGTCGCCGTCGACGGCCCAGGGTTCGGCGGCTCCCAAGCGGTCGACCCGGCGGAGCTGCGCGTCGACCGGCTGGCCGCCCTCCTGTGGGGCGTCGGCGACGCCCTCGGGCTGGACCACCCGGTCGTCGTGGGCCACTCCTGGGGCGGGGTCGTCGCCCTGCGCGCCGCGGCGGAGCGGCCGGCCGAGGTCGCGGCGCTGGTGCTGCTCGACAGCGGCCACCGGGACTACGCCGACGACCCGCGCACCCGGCCGGACCAGCCACTGGCCGAGCGCGCGGCAGAGACCGAGAGCCAGCTCGAGGTGTGGCCGGACCTGGCAGCGCTGCACGCCGACGTCGAGGGAGTCCTCCGCCGCCCGGCGACCGACCTCCTGCTGGCCGCGCTGACGCCGGCCGTCCGGCAGCGGGACGACGGCTCCCTGGTCCCGGTCGTCTCGGCGGAGACGGTCGCCGGCGCCCGGCACGGCCTGGTGCGCGAGCGGTGCAGCGAGCGCTGGCCGGTCCTCGCCGCGGCGGCCACGCCGGTCCTCCTCCTGCTGGCCGACCAGCCGCCCGAGCTCGCGGCCGGCAACGTCGCCGACGCGGAGCGCATGCGCGCCTCGCTGCCCCAGCTCGAGGCGCGGGTGATGACCGGCTGGGGGCACGACCTGGTCGGCGACGGCGGGCCGGAGGTGGCGGAGGTCGTTGTGGAGTGGCTGTCGGACGTACGTCGCTGAGGTCGGTCGGACCTCAGGCTGCGGCGTCGGTGAGCAGCCGGACGACCTCGCGCGCCGCGCCGTCGTCGAGCGGGCGGCCGGCGCCGTCCTGCAGGTAGAACACGTCGACCGCCTCGGCCCCCAGGGTGACGACCCGGGCGCCGCGGACGCTGATGCCCATCAGCGCCAGTGCCCGGCCGAGCCGGTAGAGCAGCCCCGGCCGGTCCGCGGCGCGCACCTCGACCACGGTGGCGGACTCGGAGGCGCCCGGCACCACGTCGACCCGCGGGGCCGGTGGCTCCACGGCCGGGACCCGACGGCTCGCGTCCCGTGCGGCGAGCCGCTGGGTCACGTCCAGGTCGCCGCTGAGCGCCCGGCCGATGTCGGTGCGCAGCGCGACGGCCCGCGGGTCGTGGTCGCGGTCGGGCACCACCGTCCAGACGTCCAGCGCCATTCCGTCCTCGGTGCGCACCTGGGCCGACCGGACCGACAGCCGGTGCAGGGCCAGGACGCCGGCGATGGTGAAGAACAGGCCGGTCCGGTCCGGGGCGGCGACCGTCACCGTCCAGGTGATGGCCTCGTCCGGCTCGGCCAGGACCTCGAGCCGGCCCTGGTCGACCAGCCGGGTCTGCCCCGGCGTCAGCGGGGGCGGCGGGGGCGGCGGTGCGCCGCCCAGCTGCAGTCCGGTCCGGCGCACGAGCTCGTCCACGAGTCCCGCCTTCCACTCGCTCCAGGCAGCGGGCCCGGTGGCCCGGGCGTCCGCCACGGTCAGGGCGGCCAGCAGCTCGAGCGAGCCGTGGTCGCCGACCTCCGCCGCCACCGTCCCGGCGGTCGCCGGGTCCGCCAGGTCGCGCCGGGTCGCAGCCTCGACGAGCAGCAGGTGCGATCCGACGAGCCGGGTCAGGGTCCGGACGTCGTCGGGCGGGTAGCCCATCCGGGTCGCGACCCGCTCGGCGAGGACGGCGCCGGCCGCGCTGTGGTCGACGCCGTCTGTCTCCGACCCCTTGCCGATGTCGTGCAGCACGGCCCCGACCAGCAGCAGGTCGGGCCGCGACACCTCGCGAACGAGGGGGGCCGCGCACACCGCTGCCTCGAGCAGGTGGCGGTCCACGCTGAAGCGGTGCACCGCGTTGCGCTGCGGCCGGTGGCGCACCAGGGCCCACTCGGGCAGCAGCCGCTGCCCCAGCCCGGCCTGGTCGAGCGCCTCCCAGACCGGCACCAGCTGCGGGCCGGCACCCAGCAGCTCGACGAACAGCTGGCGGGCGTTCTCCGGCCACGGCTCGGGCAGCAGTGGGCCGTCGGCGGCCAGGCGGTCCACCGAGCTCGCCGACAGCGGCAGCCCGGCACGCGCCGCGCGCGCGGCCATCCGCAGCACCAGCAACGGGTCGGAGCGCGGGTCCGCCTGCGCGGTCAGGACGGCCTCGCCGTCGTGCTCGGCGAGCCCCGGGCCGAGCAGCCGCAGCACCGGCTTGCGGCCACGCACGAAGCGCGACCGCTGGGGCCGGGTCGCCTGCAGCGCGCGCCGCCAGGTGACGTCGGCCGCGTGGGTGACGGAGGCGGCCGCGCCGCCGACGACGCGCAGCAGGTCGTCCGGGCCGTCGATGCCGAGCAGGGCGGCGACCGGCTCCTGCTCCTGCTGCACGAGCACGTTGCTCGCGCGGCCGGTGGTGCGGTGCAGCGCGTCCCGTACGTCGGCCAGGACCCGGACCGCCTCGTCCGCGTCGCGGTGCGGCCGGTCCGCGACCCACGACGCGGCCACCGCGCGGAGGGACACCAGGTCCCGGAGCCCGCCCCGGCCCTCCTTGAGGTCGGGCTCGAGGTCGTGGCGCAGGTCGCCGTGCCGCGCGCCGCGGTCGTCCCACATCTCGCGCAGCTCCGGCAGCCGGCGCCGCGCCCCGGCCCGCCAGTCGGCGAGGACGCTGGACCGCAGCCGTGCCGCCAGCGCCGGCTCGCCCGCGACCGGCCGGGCGTCGAGCAGCCCGAGCAGGACCGCCAGGTCGCCGCTGGCCAGGCGCCGGGCCTCGTCGAAGGTGCGGACGCTGTGGTCCAGCTTCACCCCGCTGTCCCACACCGGGTACCAGACCTTGTCGGCGAGGGCGGCGACCCCGGCCAGGCCGTCGCGGTCGGCGTGCAGCAGCAGCAGGTCCAGGTCGCTGCCCGGCGACAGCTCTCCCCGGCCGTAGCCGCCGACCGCGACCAGCGCGACGCGGGTGGTCGGGACGCCGGTCTCGCGACAGGCCGCGCCGAAGACCTGCCGCAGCCAGGAGTCGGTCAGGGCGGCCAGGCCGCGCCGCCGCTGCTGGCCGCCCGCGCCCGGCGCCGGGAGCTGGTCGAGCAGCTCGCGGCGCCGGGCGGCGTAGTCGGCGGGAGAGGTCCCCGCCGAGGGGGTCAGGTCCTCAGAGCGCGTCGACGCCACGGTCACCCGTGCGCACCCGGACCACCGTGTCGACCGGGGAGGACCAGACTTTCCCGTCGCCGATACGGCCGGTCTGCGCGCTCTTGACCACGACCTCGATGACGTCGTCGGCGTCGGCGTCGTCGACGAGCACCTCGATGCGCACCTTGGGCACCAGGTCGACGGTGTACTCCGCCCCCCGGTAGACCTCGGTGTGGCCCTTCTGCCGGCCGTAGCCGCTGGCCTCGGTCACGGTGATGCCGTGGACCCCGAAGGACTCCAGCGCGCTCTTCACGTCGTCGAGCTTGAACGGCTTGATGACTGCGGTGACGAGCTTCATCGGGGCCCCCTCGGAGGTGCGAGCGTGCGAGCAAGTGCGTGGGGAGACTTCATGCGTCCACCTTCTCCTTCGTGCTGGTGACTCCGGTGCCCGTGTGGAAGCCGCTCCCCGTGAAGGACCCGAGCTCGTAGGCCGACTCGGCGTGCGTCCGCAGGTCGACGCCGCTCACCTCGGACTCCGCGTCCAGGCGGAAGCCGATCGTCTTCTCGATGACCTTCCCGATCAGGTAGGCCAGGACGAACGAGTACGCGAGCACCGCACCGGCGGCGACGGCCTGCCGCCACAGCTGGTCGACCCCGCCGCCGTAGAGCAGCCCGTCCACGCCGGCCGGCGCGGCCGAGGTGGCCAGGAGGCCGATCAGCAGGGTGCCGACGATGCCACCGACCAGGTGGACGCCCACGACGTCCAGCGAGTCGTCGTACCCGAGCTTGAACTTGAGGCTGACCGCGAGCGCG from Actinomycetes bacterium encodes the following:
- a CDS encoding SRPBCC family protein — its product is MPHVVVDLDSDVPAERVLAAATDFSERRPELWPNISRDFWRLHDRGESWAEATEGSPSVWARERYEWAGNRVVGTTQESNVWRPGGTWTLTAEPRDGGSHVRVVLDRRFKGRGWVFYPMVALFGRQMFERNLAKTLTVLRSSS
- a CDS encoding alpha/beta hydrolase, with the protein product MTGAPVTGAIRELTVDGVRLAVREWGEPSGRPLLFWHPLGTVTSGAWLTELAPTLVGHGYHAVAVDGPGFGGSQAVDPAELRVDRLAALLWGVGDALGLDHPVVVGHSWGGVVALRAAAERPAEVAALVLLDSGHRDYADDPRTRPDQPLAERAAETESQLEVWPDLAALHADVEGVLRRPATDLLLAALTPAVRQRDDGSLVPVVSAETVAGARHGLVRERCSERWPVLAAAATPVLLLLADQPPELAAGNVADAERMRASLPQLEARVMTGWGHDLVGDGGPEVAEVVVEWLSDVRR
- a CDS encoding [protein-PII] uridylyltransferase, with amino-acid sequence MASTRSEDLTPSAGTSPADYAARRRELLDQLPAPGAGGQQRRRGLAALTDSWLRQVFGAACRETGVPTTRVALVAVGGYGRGELSPGSDLDLLLLHADRDGLAGVAALADKVWYPVWDSGVKLDHSVRTFDEARRLASGDLAVLLGLLDARPVAGEPALAARLRSSVLADWRAGARRRLPELREMWDDRGARHGDLRHDLEPDLKEGRGGLRDLVSLRAVAASWVADRPHRDADEAVRVLADVRDALHRTTGRASNVLVQQEQEPVAALLGIDGPDDLLRVVGGAAASVTHAADVTWRRALQATRPQRSRFVRGRKPVLRLLGPGLAEHDGEAVLTAQADPRSDPLLVLRMAARAARAGLPLSASSVDRLAADGPLLPEPWPENARQLFVELLGAGPQLVPVWEALDQAGLGQRLLPEWALVRHRPQRNAVHRFSVDRHLLEAAVCAAPLVREVSRPDLLLVGAVLHDIGKGSETDGVDHSAAGAVLAERVATRMGYPPDDVRTLTRLVGSHLLLVEAATRRDLADPATAGTVAAEVGDHGSLELLAALTVADARATGPAAWSEWKAGLVDELVRRTGLQLGGAPPPPPPPLTPGQTRLVDQGRLEVLAEPDEAITWTVTVAAPDRTGLFFTIAGVLALHRLSVRSAQVRTEDGMALDVWTVVPDRDHDPRAVALRTDIGRALSGDLDVTQRLAARDASRRVPAVEPPAPRVDVVPGASESATVVEVRAADRPGLLYRLGRALALMGISVRGARVVTLGAEAVDVFYLQDGAGRPLDDGAAREVVRLLTDAAA
- a CDS encoding P-II family nitrogen regulator, whose product is MKLVTAVIKPFKLDDVKSALESFGVHGITVTEASGYGRQKGHTEVYRGAEYTVDLVPKVRIEVLVDDADADDVIEVVVKSAQTGRIGDGKVWSSPVDTVVRVRTGDRGVDAL